The sequence AAGGCAGTCTTCACAAAAAATGATCGCTCTGGCGCTTAAAGAAACTCTAGTGCTTGGAACAAAATGTTATCACATTTCGAGCGTTGAGAGACGTCGCTGAGATATTATGGAGCGGCGTTTTCATTGAATAAGAATTTCCTTTGAATGCGTCAAGTCTTGCCATTCTCCTGAAACGTGTACGCGTTTTTGGTTTAGTTCTTAAACATTGTAAATACCACATTGTCATTGTGTAATTATAAAGCGACACAAATGTCAAAAAGTCAGAACTGATGCAAGTACTTCGAAATAAGccagaaaaatactgcttatttTGAGAGTTAAAATCGAAATTATTGACCGTACCAGGGAAGTAGCGTTGGTTGTATGCAGCCTTTCAACGCCTGTGATGTTAAAATAAGGACTTCGTAACATAGTAGgcagtacactctaagccaaactTGGACCTAAAAGAGTATATTGAAGGGCCACTTGGTACATGATACGGTGTAAAAACAGTGCAAGAACGGGACTGAGTAGAAGAAACACACTACACAAGCGATGACGAAGAAGTGGCGCTAGTGTGTTGCATCGAAAAACATATACCAATAATAAAAACtataaagaaacaacaacattAACTTCCACTTGGTCACAGCGTTCGTTTCTTATTTTTAGTTCTTACTTTTTGTGTATATTTTCCGATGGCATAAGCTTGCGCCAGTTGTTCGTCAGTGCGTGTGTTGTGTGTCCCCTCTGCTTagtcccgtttgtgcgctgtttccCCGCGGCTTTAAAAGGGTGCCTGATTCACTCTTATCCATGACTAACGAAGCTACCTCATTCATTGACACCAACCGATAACTATTCACATCAACGACACCTAGTTTAACATTAGTCTCCACGCAGTTACTCTTCAGCCAACTGCTAGTTCTTAAAGTCGGGACTCTACAGACTAGTATTTCGTCTTCGCATTAGCGCGTTACCTGAGGAATTGTTAGTCGCCACAGCTGCACCTCACCAACTAAGCAGTTAGTTCATGAAGATACACCTAAGTATGATTTGTTTACCGGCACGGTGTTCCGAAGTTATTCGGCACAAGGCTGTTATTAAGCATAAAATGCTTCTAGTACCCATTCTGGCGTCCTTGAGGTAACCTTGAGCGAAACGCCAGAGCCGTTATCCGGGCACTCAGACGAGACATCTGGTTATCGTAGCGAGAACACAACGTGAATGAACGGGCACTCAGCTAACAGCAATAAATCTAGACGGAacggttttgtagcgttagctacacttgcctagccggagccgatttcgcgtggtggggcatgagccgtgctgtgcatacgcgaggatcagtaatgtcacacagctgggtcaccggagctggcatctcacgcgctctccgacaccatcGTGCGcgcctcgccgctgctggtctgcgcgttcgggaggagtggcgtcgtagccgcggcagacacactggcgccggcgcgcgcgcagctattcgccttcactgtgcactcgccgcctgacactgcgctggagccgcttgatagcgcctcttttGGCGTTTGcatgtgggtaacgccatggagaaggagagcgcgaatgctgctcaacggcgcagaagagccgagaagcttatctcatcggatcccgatgtagttgcctggaaattagcggttcagcgtacgaagaatgaacagaataaGGCTAATAAtcgtagacaatctggaaagctgagaataatcagctgaacctttgctaacgctacgtatatcctggcatagccgagctaagtcactgcaattttttttcaaagcaaaCCGTTCCGTCTCTGATTCGTCGTGGCGCCGGCGGAGCGCCGGTTGCCATGGCTTCAAAACGCTACGCTCACATGCGGCTAAACGCAACGCTATAGCGGCTGGAGCAGGCGGGCGTGCGTTACGAAGGATTCCAGCGTTTCGCCAGACCCACTGATAACTACAGACTGAACGACTGTTTACCGGAGGCTACACGCTCTCGACCTCACCCGCAGCAACCACGCACTCTCAGCATCGCATTTCAATTGCCGAGTACTGCACTTGCAAGTCTcttgcacgttgaagaacaccagatgtcaaaatttccggagccctcctttaCGGCGCGATtcatagtcatattgtggtttcggcacgCAAAACAACCTATATTGTTATTAGATTTCTTTAGTTCTACCGCATTTTCGTTCAATATGCAAAGTGACTAATTGAATTGTTTATGCTTCTCGTTTATTCCACAAGATATTTTGTTGCCATTTCTGACTGGTGCCTGCAAAGGTATTGGTGGTTTTCTTGGTCCCCTTACCGGTGGAATCCTAACACTCTCCTGTAACGAGCTCTATTTCGATGAAAATGCGGTGTGCGGTGAGCCCATCCTGATAAGCCTGCAGGCCACCGCCCCGTTTACAACGGTGAGAAGTTTTCAGTCTCGTACGTATATATTGGTTTCAGTGCAACATGGAGCAGGCGTCTAGCTAAATCTATATATTCCTTTTCTTCGCCGCTGACGCACGCCAATCCTTTGCCCTAGGACTTATTTCTCAAGATCAACAAGGGACGACGGCTGTAATGACTGAACTGGCATCCACATTTGCGTCAATGTTGTGACAAGCCCAGTACCAGTGGCAGCGCTGTTGATATGCTGTACAGCAACATTTGTTACGCGTGCTGCATCTCGTCATGTTGCGCCCGGGATTTGTTAAAATTCAGTGCGAGTAAAAGCGCTGCGCCAAGTCTTGCTTGCGCTTTTAATACGTAATATTTGTGGTAGAACTCAATTTTTTAActcgaaggtgttttatgccgaggttcACCTGAAGTTATTTCTGTCATGGTAGTTACATTGATCTAATGCACGCAaacaggtgacaaaaaaaaacaagaaggacAAGTTTAACTGATTTGAATagcctgggagtcgaacccacgacctctcggtcggcGATTAtaggtgccgggcgctctacccactgcgctaccaacGCACATGCACGAGGCTTAATATCTTTTACACCTTCTCtctctcacagtgatcttggttGGCGGTTACGGTGTCGCCGTCCGAGGGCACTGAAGCGAAGTATTGTATtatgacactaacgagtgccgacaggAAGCGCTTCGATAGTACCAGCGACACGGAGGCTTTCGGTGCATTTTTGTAGGAAGCTGTACCGTCAGTGCAATCAATGTGCCCTATGCGGTGACTTCGTTCGGTGACGACACAGTACGTCCTTTGCCTTTCATGTTGTGTTGcaagagtagtgcagcttccacacgcACCAATGGAATCATAACACTCCGCCCCCATTCCACTTATTCCACCGTATCTACTCCGTCACCTACTGTTTCGAGTTCGGTGGCACCGACTGATAAAACTACTGCAATAAGGGGCATAGAAAGCCAACGACGTCGACGAGTGAATGTCGCGCAGTAAATGATTTGGTGAAGTGAGAGACACGCGAACGGGAaacggaacgccttcccgcgttcatgGTTTAAGCTatgagctctgcctctcgcgttgctgaagcgctgtGCATGATCATAGGCGtcggttaccctattactggacGGCACACACCTTGGCATTTCTCTCGTCAAAATACGACGCTTtcaatgagtgcatatcgagtaccagtgtttattatgtgcttgtagaTGCCATCGTTGCACGAAAGTCACCGTATACTGTGTAAAGCTGtacgttaactacttcagctaccgcaaggcttAAATGGTAATCACCATGGACATTAGTCGCCAGGATGTAGATgagccactaggtgtcaacgtgtgtgcatccacgtcaaacggtgatatagctgccGAACACCAATATAGATTATgtaagctctcatacatcaatgtgcaTTAAGCATTCAACTACTTTTGTGAAACCcagttcactttcttgttataaatgttcctatgacggagggatcaaccatgttgttTTTTTGCACTTTCAGCTAACGTAATTTTTTAAGAGTTCAGCTTGCAGCGACATTTACAATGCAGCAACGTTGCGCCTGTTTAAATAGCGCTTTCCTCTGTGCTTCTCTCACAGTGCCTGAATACAACTGGCCTCACGTGCGCTGCGGACACACCGGTGGACGTGAGTACCCTCTGTTCATGGTTTGATATAACAAACAGCATTTATGTCGTACTCCAGTCTGATGTATACCGCGTTGGCTACTCTTGTAGAATGGTACAAATGTGCTATTATTTATAGAAGAGTCGATGTCAGTGTTTTACGGCCTCCCCTAAGTGTACTCAAATGAAGTAATAAGCCAAATCCCAAGGAGGTCATCGCGAGATCTCATTTATTTTTAAAAACCTCTGATATAACAAATCGGCCTATATTGCGAAAAGTTCGAAATTTTAGATATGATAGCAATATCTTGATTTATATTAAAGCTTATAAAAGCTAGGTCGCCGCCACAGTTTGCTTGGGCTAGACACCTTAGTACATGTTTACCATTTCAAAAACGGCCGCTATTCACCTGGCAAATTATTTCTGCATATTCTATCTTTTACTTTCCAAACTGCAGGCGGTCAGTTCTGATGACATGTCGCACAAGAATGAATTCTGAGGGTAACGCAACGTTTCAGAGGTTCACTCCCACTCTGTGCGACGAAATACGCGAGCGTACCAGTTAATTTCTGCTTCAGTGCACAAAGCGTCGGTTCTTAAAGCAAGTAACCAGAAAACCAATGCCCTTTCATCACAGTTTAATGGCGAATATCTCGAAATTCCGCGCCACCTTCAGATTTGTTCCTATGTATATATGCCTTCCAAGCTCACTGGCTGCAGTTCGTAAGGTCAGACATGTACCGTAGAGCACTTCATCGAAACTTAACTTAAAGGTTTACCTAATCATTCATATACACGTATCAGCTTCTGGTGCTAGTAATGCCAGACGCTCGGTGTAATGAAGCTCAAGGACTACAAGCAGACTATCCCTAACACTCAATTTCTAAAAGATCTATATTTTATATAACGTATTATTATCGAACATAACATGAAGGTCCCCAAAGCAATAAAGAATTGAGCTGAAGGCAATTAACTTGGTATAACGTCGCGTTCTAGTAAACCTCATCAACCAGTCCAAAAACGATGCTTTCACTTGTACCAAACTCGCAGACAACATCAAATAACACCTCATTTTATTATATATCCGGACACGTAAAGAAACAATAATTCTATAGATACAGACACAGCGCCAACACTTCACCATACAACACACATGCATGCGTAACAGTTCGATATTTGCTTTTTTTCGACAAATAAGTGAAGCCGCCAACGCAATTTACTCTCATAAAATTTTCTTCATTAAGCAAGCAAGTGTCACGGTGTTGTCATTTCTTCTAAAGCAAGCATCAAAATAGTTATTACTAAACAGGACAGTTGTACTTAAGTGTTCATCATTGCACATAACAATGTGAATTTGAAGTAACTGTAAACCCCATGTAGATTCAGCGTTGAGCTTCGGTAGTATAATCAGTGTGAATGATTGCATCCGTCTCTTGAGCTCCGCCGTTAAGCACGAGGGCGCCGCTTTGTTTGCCGACCACTGGGGCCACATTTTCATGGAGCCAAAATTGAAAACGCCAGTGTACTTAGAgatcggttcacgttaaagaaatcCGGGTGGTGTAAGTTACCACGGGACCTATTACCTCAGTTTCTGCCAACAATGGATTTTCTTTTGCTTTCATACATCCAAATTTTGACATGGTGAGTGACTGCCATGTAACTTTCTTTACTTACAGGAACCGGCCGCAGTTGGATTCTTGAGAGTTCTGGCTGTAAGTATAAATACAACACTGTAGTTGTGTTTTCGGCAATCCGATAGTCAGTGCGTATTTGACAGTCCAATTTACGGTGTTCGCTTTGTAGTAGATATGTTGAGATAGCGAGTGTAGGCGACACTTGCGCCCAGTACACATTACTTTTAGCTGGAGAATTCTTAATGCGCTcaacgcaggcccgtagccaggaatttttttcggggggggggggggggggggggggggacttgctgaaaaccttgactatttgagaaaaacacctattttcattatttattatttgtaaaacatctacttcaccaaaatttggggggggggtccTAGGATGGGGCAACTAGGCCCCAccccgccctggctacgggcctggctcaacGGTAGCGTATCTTTATGGCTCCCATGTTTACCACACGCTCTTCTGAGTCGCGAGAGCAGTTTCGATATATTGCTCATCTAATTGCACCCGTGTCTTTATTTCAGTGCCTCGTCGGCTACGTTCTCAACACCGCGCCAACAGAAATCGTAGACAAGCTAGGTTGCGGCTTCGTTGGTTCATTGCACTCCCTCCTGGGCAGCGGTGGTGTCTCCTCCCTCACGCCCTTGATCTGCTCTGTGCAAGGATTGCTACGCATAGAGTGCTCTGTTATAAGCTGTTAGAAGACAGCATTCGATTCTTTGATTCGTTTGCAAATTTGAAGCTGTATATGCACCATCCATAGCCAAGCAAATCTGAGAGGATCACGTGACGACTGCTGAAATTCCTCgttatgctgtatttttttcctATATAAATTTAGTCAAGTAAATTAATGCAACACTAGCAAGGCTTTTGTACGAAATCACATTTTACTGGCAAAGGACATAAGAAGGCCTATGTTCAATTGCATTCAAGATTCTTAAGTCAACATCCTCAGTATACGTATCAGCGAAAAAAACTTGTCAAAATGCATGATTCTTCAGGTTCGCTCGCATTCACAAATCACAGAACAATGAATACCGTCACAACTGGTCCCTGTTAAAAATCTTTACACTTACCATAAACTTCTTGAGCTTCAGACAATATGCTTTTATATGTAACCTTAAAAATGAAAAGCTTCTGTTAAGTGATACTGTTTGCAAACGAAATAACCAGGACAATAAGTGATAACGCGACTTCGTAAGTTGCATCCCTTTCATTCAAATTAGCACGTATGGAGAGCTTAGCattaaaaaatgctttttttttgtttcatttcaccAGTTGTTGGTGCAAGCTACAACCAATTTTTCAATCTTTGCTTTATGCCTGTGTTCGCCCGTTTTCATTTACGTTATATCATCATCCAGAAGGAAGTGTAAATAAAATTACGCTGCTAAAGGTATGCCTTATGTCGATGTTTTCCGCTTCCCTGTGTGTTGTGAGTCATACGGTCGCATTACTTACACACATGACCAGCTCGGCCGCTACTTAAAGAAGAATCgtaaattggtcgtgggagggGTGACTCTCCGAACTGATGGACTCGGGAAGTCAATAGGCGACCAGGCCGGACGAGCCGCAATTGCCAGTTGGGCCCTGGACGAGGGGCTCCACCCACGGCAACCAGTGCGCCtcctgtttattactttttttatcTCCTTATTATCAAGCTTTAGAAGATAAGAAAGCAATGCGCAGCTAATTCTTTTATATGTAATTACACAAAAGTTATATTAGAAAAACTAGAAGTAAACTTCTACAGTTTCAATGTACATTCACATCTCGAACTTCTGCTTGGAGACCTGAAAACTGAGTACATTATTTGCAGCTTAAGGTATTGATTACTTAGAGTAACAATATTTGTAAAGCTAAAAAATATCATTCTTTATGCTAAAGCCGTCTTCTCTCATTTTTTGTATTACCAGGTTAATGATTACTTCTGCACATATCCgaagttttttataaataaaaacaaaatgttgATGTCGCGGTGTTGAGATCTTATGGTCCTATTTACAAAAATCTAAGCACCTTCGACAGATTTATCTCTTTAAGTGAAGAAATTCTCGATACTGAAATAGAAACAGCCACAATTTAAGAGGGGCTCATCGTTTCAGGACCTGTTCAGTCCCTCCCTCAGTGGTGGAGCGAAAGCGACGTCGCTTGCTCTGCACAAAGTCGATCAGGGCTGCATGAAAACTTGTGAAAGCAGGCAGACAGACGTCGACGCTGGGTGTCCACAAATTAAATATGAGCTCTGCCCTTCGAGTGTTGTAGAGGTTTTCAGGAGGCGGAGAGCGCAGAATGTCTCTTGCGATGGCGATGACAGCAAGTGGTAAAGCACCGATAACATAGTCGTACTTTGGTGTTAGCGATGTTCCTCGGTGTCGTCGTGAGAGTGGCTCGACGATCAGAAACTCTCAGAAAAAAATTATTCCCTGATAATCTACAGCGCTCACTACACGTGAGACAACATTCTCAAAAGAATTGTTCAGGCTTTGTCTTATCTGTCAAAGTGTCTTACCCCGTGACGCGTGTTGCGTGGCGTGTTAGGTACTTCTTGGCTGAACAGAAGTGGCCTTATTCGCTCTTTAATGAATACATACTCTGCTGTTCTGATGTCATGTAATTACTACCGAACAAATGAAATCATAAAACGGAATGTCATTCAAGCGTGCAAGTGTGCGGAAATGATCTTTCTCACGTGCATGGCCTCATGAGTGACGTCAAGAACAGGTGAACTGGTCATCCAACTGTACGTAGGAGCAACCGCCAAACGCATATATAGGGCATCGCTTTTTGATTAAATATTCTTCATGGGACTAGTTTAGTGTCGGAGAGTCTCGATTCAAATAAGGGAGTCTCATTCATTCAATCTAATTGTACGCATGTTTATGGGCACTGTCGCGCCCATAAAATGCGATAATTTCTTAAGCAAAATGCCTGCTATCGCATCTGTTTTAGTCATGCTGACTTTAACGTCGACTTCTAACCTCAGCGATAAAGCCATACCAAAACACGCTTCGTTGCGGGCAGGCTTGCCCTGATTTAGCAAACGAGGTATCCACAGCCTCCACATAATCTCAATGACTCAAATACAATCGGCTCTTCATTGGTTTCATGAAAGACTTTACGGATAGACAGATTAAAATGTCCAGGTACTCTCTTCTTGTTACTAGAAAATACATTACGTCCTCTGACACGAACCTAAATAAATTCTTCAATTAAATTGAAATAATTTGTTATACACCTACGTGTAAAACAATTTTGAAAATGCCGTACAGTAGTGACATACATTGAGACGTAATGAAATTCCTTCTGGTAACGCTTAGAACATCTCACGATACGCTTTCGTCACTATGAAATTCTTAGTTTCATATTTTACGTCGTATATTCTTTCTAGTGCCTAGGTGCATCTGTGGGATGTAAGCAGCACTGACACTGTAGGTGATCGATGCTTTCTGCAGTTTTTGTATTGCGATGCTTCGCCTATGACATCAACATGCGTAAATTTATGTTCTGTGCAACCGCATAAAACAACTCTTTTCGAGGGCATGTGAAAGAAGAACATGCCGCATTAGACAACCACAACCCCACAATTACGGAATACCGTTGCGGCTGCCATTCGAAATACCGAAAATTATACAATTATATAAACATCTTGTACCTGTTGAAAACATCCTGTAAAGTATATTCATGTATGTGAAAAGTCAGTGTTATGCTCGTTAATGTTCAATGTATTCTTAGCTTAGTGCTTTAACCTAATGCTTGAGTTTTCACAATCAAGATGCGAGACATAAGTGGGTAACAGGTGTCCACATGCGTATATTTTATGTGTACCTCTATATAATAATTGCGAAGCTGTTGCAGCTCGCCGTAATTtatctgtcggaaacagaaatgacagTCATCATGAACcaccacgcgctctcttcatcctcttcgtcatcttcgtcctcttctgcttcgctcccagaacacgtgcaccgatttctcAGGcctggcctgtaataaccctaatGGGTAAGAGAACGAATACAaagtgggaaagaaagagaaataaatgcagagaAAGAGAATaattcctggcgaaaaaaaaactGCTCGGGTGCTATAAAGTTGCGCACCCTCTCCTCGAGGGCGTGATTTTATGAGACCGTTTAATTGCAACGTGACCGGATATCCGCAGCACCTGCGCCGGGGCGCATTTGACGGCGCGCCGTCCTTGTGCCGCACGCACACTTTCGCAGCCGCTGTGAGTTTCCGAATAAAGTCCAAGTCGATAGCATCGCCCCACGAGTTAGCGTGCGAGGGAATCTGACGTTCACGGCAACGGCCGAAAGGAAACGAGCCGGCCTtctttcgtcgcgcgaaaggcccGCGGGGGGTCGAGGAGAGGGGTATGCGTGGTTTCTGCATGCGGGAACTCCGTACCTCGAGCATGCGGGTGCCGTAGAGCGTACCCTTTCTTGACCGGGATCAGCAGGCGGCTCGCACCTTTGTACTTTGTGCGTTCTCAGCGCACTGAGTTTGCGTTGAAGCAACAAACACGAAGGTCCAGCCGCCACGCTTTCTTACGCACTGAATGTGTTAGGAAGTATGCGTAATCATTGCAAACTCCCAAGGCATACTTTCACTTCTGTTATCGGTCTAAATAAAACTTGCATTGTGTTTAATTTGCTATTCGTTTGAAAATTGCGTAAGTTGAATTCATCCAAATATGTCTCGCAATGTTTGCCCTCATTTCCGCCTTATTTTATGTTGTAAACATTCTCGATGTTAGATGTAGTCCTTGATGACACTGGCTTCTCTACGCTTCCGCACTAAAAGTCCCAATCACCCGGATGAATCCAAAAGTAAAAGTTCGCCTTCTATGTCaaaatagaatttttttttctttctgtattacGAACAGGTGGTGTACCGGACGTATGAATCACGTACACGTAAGCAGCTTCCCGAGTGGTATCAACTCCAACATTTCGCGCTACTTTGTACATGTATGTGTCATAGCAGAATTTCCGACAGTATTGCCGCATTATGCTGCAACCCTATCTCGTCAAATGGCCATTTATTTCACCGTATTGACAATGTGCagtcatgtgacgttacgttcAATACAAACGGAACACAGACAGAATTAAGGTGACAGAACATATTGCTTAGAAGACTGCGAGCAAACAGTACTCAATATCCTTCCCAACACCTCTAAATACCTTCAAGAACACTACTTCTGCCTTTGATGAAAAATCCATCTTGCGCTCAAGTTCATCTCGTCTTGTATTCTGTCTTAGTCAAACAAATAATTCTTGCTTTCATTTCTCAAGCATTGTACGTTCAAATTGCTTTGTATAcagatccaaaaaacggcaggaagggaaACATGGAAGATTGCGATGACAAAATTCGGTAAACGGGGTGTGaatgctcgagccgacgtttctaATTTTGTTACAAATGTGATCATAGTTTCTTCTGTTCCCTCTCTGTTTACATATTTTATTACAAATGTGAAGATAGCGTCTCCTCTTTCCTGTCTGTTTAATGGGACTACTTTCCGTGATGTCAAATATTGCCACGCTCGAAATagagaacgaagacgatgtgcgCGCAGTCTCGTGAAAAGGGACACTGACCAAAGAAGATGACGTGCATTTGTATATGTCCTTGCTCTtggctgctgcataaaaacacgccgtcggttctcggactcaacgtctcggtggtccgcttacgttgaaccgcgacactggtggaggtgctggactgcAAGCCTGCCGATGCTCTACACCCcatctgggagccgttcatcAAGTTCCGACACGCAGTCACCTGTTACGACACCAGTGCACCGCTTCAgtcggcggttgctaggcctcTCTCCTGAGCTGACCTCCTTGGACGAACATTCTACCAGGCATTTCTCACCTCTGCCAATGGCCTCCGCCAGCCAGCCACATGTGGTCCAAGGGATACAAGGCAGCCCCGTTTCCAGTCCAGCCCAGGTAACGCTTCTTCAGCCACTTGTGCCTAATCGCTTCAGTGGTGCCCCACATgaagacgttgaagattggctcgAACATTACGAACGCGTTGCCGACATCAACCAGTGGAATGATAAACAGAAGCTCACCCGCACGTACTTCACCCTCGATGACAGCGCTCACACGTGGCTTGAGAATCGAGAAGGCCGTATATCGACATGGGATGAGTTTCGTCAGCAGCTGATTGACACCTTTGCTAGCGTCGACCGTCGAGAGCGGGCTCAGCAGTTGCTTGAGTTAAGACTTCAGAA comes from Rhipicephalus sanguineus isolate Rsan-2018 chromosome 7, BIME_Rsan_1.4, whole genome shotgun sequence and encodes:
- the LOC119400813 gene encoding uncharacterized protein LOC119400813; translated protein: MKAVGMICYALLFAAMAAFPTAVFGAAASDCASFSLPNILDIGECLGASGDLCSADTEGIGVFLGKLLECTFQSLGTLDLRSQLYLIIEFLKYLLARNDFDILLPFLTGACKGIGGFLGPLTGGILTLSCNELYFDENAVCGEPILISLQATAPFTTCLNTTGLTCAADTPVDEPAAVGFLRVLACLVGYVLNTAPTEIVDKLGCGFVGSLHSLLGSGGVSSLTPLICSVQGLLRIECSVISC